One genomic segment of Aquamicrobium lusatiense includes these proteins:
- a CDS encoding valine--tRNA ligase: MLEKTYDAKTVEPRIAATWDEAEAFRAGAGAEEGAEAFAIVIPPPNVTGSLHMGHALNNTLQDIMVRFERMRGKNVLWQPGMDHAGIATQMVVERRLAEKNIHRRDLTREEFIDKVWEWKAESGGSIFNQLKRLGASCDWSRERFTMDEGLSKAVLEVFVTLYKEGLIYKDKRLVNWDPKLLTAISDLEVEQKEMDGNLWHFRYPVEGESYDPENPATYVTVATTRPETMLGDTGVAVHPDDERYKNLVGRNVVLPIVGRLIPVVADEYSDPEKGTGAVKITPAHDFNDFEVGKRNNLRAISILTTEAKIDIRDNEDFLEGVEVTPLREGVWEQLHGLDRFEARKLIVQIMEEGGFLAKIEPHRHMVPHGDRGGVPIEPLLTDQWYVNAAELAKPAIASVREGRTNFVPKNWEKTYFDWMENIQPWTISRQLWWGHQIPAWYGPDGHIFVEKSEEEALNAAIQHYLAHEGPWKAWVEERLENFEPGAILTRDEDVLDTWFSSALWPFSTLGWPDRTPELKTYYQTDVLVTGFDIIFFWVARMMMMGLHFMDEEPFHTVYVHALVRDKNGAKMSKSKGNVIDPLELIDEYGADALRFTLTIMAAQGRDVKLDPARIAGYRNFGTKLWNATRFAQMNGVARNDDFWLGDAKLAVNRWILTELTRTARAVTEAITSYRFNEAAGAAYRFVWNLVCDWYVELLKPVFMGDDEAAKVESRACFAFVLDEIYKLLHPMMPFMTEELWAQTAGEGRERSTLLCHAAWPAPEFEDAEAAGDVNWLVDLVSGIRSVRSEMNVPAAAIAPLVVVEANETTRERLVRHETAIRRLARVGNITLADTAPKGSAQLVLGEATICLPLGDLVDLQAEEARLKKEVAKVTEEIARIAKKLSNEKFVANAREDVVAAEREKLAEFEETQARLATALERVRSAG; the protein is encoded by the coding sequence ATGCTTGAAAAAACCTACGACGCGAAGACCGTCGAACCCAGAATTGCCGCCACGTGGGACGAGGCAGAAGCCTTTCGCGCCGGCGCTGGTGCCGAGGAAGGCGCTGAAGCGTTCGCCATCGTCATTCCGCCCCCCAATGTCACCGGCTCGCTGCATATGGGCCATGCGCTCAACAACACGCTGCAGGACATCATGGTGCGCTTCGAGCGTATGCGTGGCAAGAATGTTCTGTGGCAGCCGGGCATGGACCATGCGGGCATCGCCACGCAGATGGTGGTCGAGCGCCGTCTGGCGGAAAAGAACATTCATCGCCGCGATCTGACCCGCGAAGAATTCATCGACAAGGTGTGGGAGTGGAAAGCCGAGTCTGGCGGCTCGATCTTCAACCAGCTCAAGCGGCTGGGCGCATCCTGCGACTGGTCGCGCGAGCGCTTCACCATGGATGAAGGCCTGTCGAAGGCCGTGCTCGAAGTATTCGTCACCCTCTACAAGGAAGGGCTGATCTACAAGGACAAGCGCCTTGTGAACTGGGACCCCAAGCTGCTCACCGCGATCTCCGATCTGGAGGTCGAGCAGAAGGAGATGGACGGAAATCTCTGGCATTTCCGTTATCCCGTCGAGGGCGAGAGCTACGACCCTGAAAACCCGGCCACCTATGTGACCGTCGCCACCACGCGTCCTGAGACGATGCTGGGCGATACGGGCGTTGCCGTTCACCCCGATGACGAGCGCTACAAAAATCTGGTTGGGCGCAATGTCGTATTGCCGATCGTCGGCCGGCTGATCCCGGTGGTTGCCGATGAATATTCCGACCCGGAAAAGGGAACCGGCGCGGTCAAGATCACGCCGGCGCACGACTTCAACGACTTCGAGGTCGGCAAGCGCAACAATCTGCGCGCCATCAGCATCCTGACAACCGAGGCGAAGATCGATATCCGCGACAACGAGGATTTTCTCGAAGGTGTCGAGGTCACGCCTCTGCGCGAGGGCGTGTGGGAGCAACTCCATGGCCTCGACCGTTTCGAGGCGCGCAAGCTCATCGTTCAGATCATGGAAGAGGGCGGTTTCCTCGCAAAGATCGAGCCGCACCGCCACATGGTTCCCCACGGAGATCGCGGCGGCGTGCCGATCGAGCCGCTGCTGACCGACCAGTGGTATGTGAATGCCGCCGAACTGGCGAAACCGGCCATCGCATCGGTTCGTGAAGGCCGCACCAACTTCGTGCCGAAGAACTGGGAGAAGACATATTTCGACTGGATGGAAAACATCCAGCCATGGACGATCTCCCGTCAGCTCTGGTGGGGACACCAGATTCCGGCCTGGTACGGACCGGACGGCCATATCTTCGTGGAAAAGAGCGAGGAAGAGGCGCTGAATGCTGCCATCCAGCATTATCTCGCCCATGAAGGCCCGTGGAAGGCATGGGTCGAGGAGCGGCTGGAGAATTTCGAGCCGGGCGCGATCCTCACCCGCGACGAGGATGTGCTGGACACATGGTTCTCCTCGGCGCTGTGGCCGTTCTCGACGCTTGGCTGGCCGGACCGGACGCCCGAACTGAAGACCTATTACCAGACCGACGTGCTGGTGACCGGCTTCGACATCATCTTCTTCTGGGTCGCCCGCATGATGATGATGGGCCTGCACTTCATGGACGAGGAGCCGTTCCACACGGTCTACGTCCATGCACTGGTTCGTGACAAGAACGGCGCCAAGATGTCGAAGTCCAAGGGCAACGTCATTGACCCGCTGGAACTGATCGACGAATACGGCGCCGATGCGCTGCGCTTCACACTGACCATCATGGCCGCGCAGGGGCGCGACGTGAAGCTCGATCCCGCCCGCATTGCCGGCTATCGCAATTTTGGCACCAAGCTGTGGAACGCCACGCGCTTCGCACAGATGAATGGCGTGGCGCGCAATGACGATTTCTGGCTTGGCGATGCGAAGCTGGCGGTCAATCGCTGGATCCTCACGGAACTGACCCGCACTGCGCGCGCTGTTACCGAAGCCATTACCAGCTATCGTTTCAACGAGGCCGCGGGCGCTGCCTATCGCTTCGTCTGGAATCTGGTCTGCGACTGGTATGTCGAATTGCTGAAGCCTGTGTTCATGGGTGACGATGAAGCTGCCAAGGTCGAAAGCCGCGCCTGCTTCGCTTTCGTTCTGGATGAGATCTACAAGCTTCTGCATCCGATGATGCCGTTCATGACCGAAGAGCTGTGGGCGCAGACGGCGGGCGAGGGGCGTGAGCGTTCGACGCTGCTGTGCCACGCGGCATGGCCGGCTCCCGAGTTCGAGGACGCGGAGGCAGCGGGCGACGTCAACTGGCTTGTCGATCTGGTTTCCGGCATCCGCTCGGTTCGCTCGGAAATGAATGTGCCGGCAGCCGCAATCGCGCCGCTGGTGGTGGTGGAAGCCAATGAGACCACCCGCGAACGCCTTGTCCGCCATGAGACGGCCATTCGCCGGCTGGCGCGCGTTGGCAATATAACGCTGGCCGATACCGCTCCGAAAGGGTCGGCGCAGCTGGTTCTGGGCGAGGCAACGATCTGTCTGCCGCTTGGCGATCTGGTTGACCTCCAGGCCGAGGAAGCGCGCCTCAAGAAGGAAGTGGCCAAGGTCACCGAGGAGATCGCCCGCATCGCCAAGAAACTTTCAAACGAGAAGTTCGTCGCCAACGCCCGCGAGGATGTGGTGGCGGCTGAGCGGGAGAAGCTGGCGGAGTTCGAGGAAACGCAGGCACGGCTTGCCACGGCTCTCGAACGGGTGCGCTCAGCCGGTTAA
- a CDS encoding outer membrane protein transport protein, with translation MVIKGIATLSGATALSLLAMAAANAGGFSRGTADTDILFEQGNFNARTSVTVVSPERKIVSGPSNVGHDYADSYVMPSLAAKFRISDNLSCAGTVANSFGAASSFDAPRAQAAAFPYTMYGKLDETFTVMEYAATCAVGFDLDKGRLSVIAGAYVDDFDYDLSVVIPGTGGAPTRLPVELGGTAWGWRGGLAYEIPDIALRAQVLYRSGTKIEATGTAAGGLGYAEGEGKLPQSVEAKFQTGIAPGWLAYGSVKWTDWSVNKTLDLTTNLGFSSQNRYYWRDGWTIMGGIGHSFNDQISGTAFLMWDRGTSTGWDLHGDVVTLGAGLIMKDGFGELRLGGGVSRVGSVKEDKYGDGSSNYNYAVGSGWSVSGLAGYSLKW, from the coding sequence ATGGTTATTAAGGGTATCGCGACGCTTTCCGGAGCAACCGCGCTTTCTCTTCTTGCGATGGCTGCGGCCAATGCTGGCGGTTTTTCGCGTGGAACCGCAGATACGGATATTCTGTTCGAGCAGGGCAATTTCAACGCGCGCACCAGCGTCACGGTTGTGAGCCCGGAACGGAAGATCGTCAGCGGTCCTTCCAATGTCGGCCACGATTATGCCGACAGCTATGTAATGCCGTCGCTGGCGGCGAAGTTCCGCATTTCGGACAATCTGTCATGCGCGGGTACGGTCGCGAACTCGTTTGGTGCAGCATCTTCCTTCGATGCGCCACGCGCTCAGGCCGCGGCTTTCCCCTACACCATGTATGGCAAGCTCGATGAAACCTTCACGGTCATGGAGTATGCAGCAACCTGCGCCGTAGGCTTTGACCTGGACAAGGGAAGACTGTCCGTTATCGCCGGCGCCTATGTCGACGATTTTGACTACGACCTCAGTGTCGTCATTCCCGGTACCGGTGGTGCACCCACTCGTCTGCCTGTCGAACTGGGCGGCACCGCCTGGGGCTGGCGCGGCGGTCTCGCCTATGAGATCCCGGACATCGCGCTGCGCGCGCAGGTGCTTTATCGTTCGGGAACGAAGATCGAAGCGACCGGCACTGCTGCAGGCGGCCTTGGGTATGCCGAGGGTGAGGGAAAGCTTCCTCAGAGTGTTGAAGCCAAGTTCCAGACCGGAATAGCGCCGGGCTGGCTTGCCTATGGTTCGGTGAAATGGACCGACTGGTCTGTCAACAAGACGCTGGATCTCACGACGAATTTGGGGTTCAGCAGCCAGAACAGATATTACTGGCGTGATGGCTGGACCATCATGGGCGGTATCGGTCATTCGTTCAACGATCAGATTTCGGGCACCGCATTCCTCATGTGGGACCGCGGCACCTCCACGGGCTGGGATCTGCACGGAGACGTTGTCACCCTCGGCGCTGGTCTGATCATGAAGGACGGCTTCGGTGAACTGCGTCTTGGTGGTGGCGTTTCGCGGGTCGGTTCCGTGAAGGAAGACAAATACGGGGACGGCAGCTCCAACTATAACTACGCCGTCGGCAGTGGCTGGTCCGTTTCCGGTCTTGCAGGCTACAGCCTCAAGTGGTGA
- a CDS encoding tetratricopeptide repeat protein, whose translation MLGTVIACASLSAVEPALAFDDKVFDDKTGVKPKSNPFAVFRFGFSAYHSGHKEQAVEAYRYAAENGQIGATWKLARMYAEGDGVARNDYEAFKFFSEIAEQDVEPGSPEESYVSDALVALGDYIRRGIPGTPVQPDATAAQEYFMRAAANYRNPNAQYEMGRMFLNGEGGVKASARQAGRWLQLAAEKGHAGAQATLGNLLFHSGKAVRGLALMTVALERAQPVDQGWIRNMQEEAFALAPEADRRTAIALADDMLTKGINQ comes from the coding sequence ATGCTGGGCACAGTGATAGCTTGTGCCTCCCTGTCTGCTGTCGAGCCCGCGCTTGCCTTTGACGACAAGGTGTTTGACGACAAGACCGGCGTGAAGCCGAAATCCAATCCGTTCGCCGTTTTCCGTTTTGGTTTCTCCGCCTATCACAGCGGCCATAAGGAACAGGCGGTCGAGGCATATCGCTACGCAGCGGAAAATGGTCAGATCGGCGCAACGTGGAAGCTGGCCCGCATGTATGCCGAGGGAGACGGTGTCGCCCGCAACGACTATGAAGCCTTCAAGTTTTTCAGCGAAATCGCCGAACAGGATGTCGAGCCGGGTTCGCCTGAGGAAAGCTATGTTTCCGATGCGCTGGTTGCGCTGGGAGATTATATCCGCAGAGGAATACCCGGAACGCCGGTCCAGCCGGACGCGACCGCTGCGCAGGAATATTTCATGCGCGCCGCAGCCAATTACCGCAACCCCAATGCCCAGTACGAAATGGGCAGGATGTTCCTCAATGGCGAGGGCGGCGTGAAGGCCAGCGCAAGGCAGGCCGGCCGCTGGCTGCAGCTTGCTGCCGAGAAGGGGCACGCCGGCGCGCAGGCAACGCTCGGCAATCTGCTGTTTCACAGCGGCAAAGCGGTTCGCGGTCTGGCTCTGATGACCGTAGCCCTTGAGCGTGCCCAGCCTGTCGATCAGGGCTGGATACGCAACATGCAGGAAGAGGCCTTCGCTCTGGCGCCGGAGGCCGACCGCCGCACGGCTATCGCTCTGGCCGATGACATGCTGACCAAGGGCATCAACCAGTAA
- the xth gene encoding exodeoxyribonuclease III, protein MKIATWNINGVRARIGNLTHWLQESAPDIVCLQEIKCVDEQFPRLEIEALGYNVETHGQKGFNGVALLSRLPFDEVNRGLPGDDGDDHARFIEGVFSTPKGALRVVSLYLPNGNPIDDPVKFPYKLAWMKRLEDWAHERLALEEALVLAGDYNVIPEPIDARHPEAWVNDALFQPQTRQAFRRLENLGFTEAVRAVTDEPDVYTFWDYQGGAWQKNNGIRIDHLLLSPEAADMLGSASIEKHVRAWEKPSDHVPAAVELRLEAA, encoded by the coding sequence ATGAAGATTGCCACCTGGAACATCAACGGCGTGCGGGCCCGTATCGGCAATCTCACCCATTGGCTGCAGGAGAGCGCGCCGGACATCGTCTGCCTGCAGGAAATCAAATGCGTCGATGAACAGTTCCCACGTCTGGAGATCGAGGCGCTTGGCTACAATGTCGAAACGCACGGCCAGAAGGGGTTCAACGGCGTTGCCCTGCTTTCCAGGTTGCCATTCGACGAGGTGAATCGCGGCCTGCCCGGTGACGATGGCGACGACCATGCACGGTTCATCGAAGGCGTTTTTTCGACGCCAAAAGGCGCGCTGCGCGTCGTCTCGCTCTACCTGCCCAATGGCAATCCCATAGATGATCCGGTGAAATTTCCCTACAAGCTCGCCTGGATGAAACGCCTTGAAGACTGGGCGCACGAGCGACTTGCTCTGGAAGAGGCGCTTGTTCTGGCAGGAGACTACAACGTCATCCCGGAGCCGATCGACGCAAGACATCCCGAAGCGTGGGTCAACGACGCGCTTTTCCAGCCTCAGACCCGGCAGGCATTCCGGCGACTGGAGAACCTCGGCTTTACCGAGGCGGTGCGCGCGGTTACCGACGAACCGGACGTCTACACATTCTGGGACTATCAGGGCGGTGCCTGGCAGAAGAACAACGGCATCCGCATCGACCATCTACTCCTGTCGCCGGAGGCGGCTGACATGCTGGGTTCGGCATCGATCGAGAAACATGTGCGAGCGTGGGAAAAGCCGTCCGATCATGTTCCGGCGGCTGTGGAACTCAGGCTGGAAGCTGCCTGA
- a CDS encoding nucleobase:cation symporter-2 family protein — protein sequence MMSTASTHSVDEMLPAPRLFTLGLQHVLVMYAGAIAVPLIVGRALQLEPADVAFLISADLFVCGIASILQSMGATQWFGIKLPVMMGVTFAAVGPMVSMASANPGYEGARMIFGAIIGAGIITVLIAPFVSRMLRLFPPVVTGTIILVIGVSLMKIGINWIFGMPFGPTAPKIINPEHAAWLNSVKEAAGAAGSTLPPVPAGMGLAPSVPNAAYAPVSNIVLSLVVLGVIIGVARYARGFLSNVAVLVGIVAGGIIAASLGMMHFDKVANAAWFAPIAPFHFGMPIFDPVLIITMVLVMIVVMIESTGMFLALGDMTEKKITQPMLSAGLRMDGLGTVLGGIFNTFPYTSFSQNVGLVGVTGIRSRFVCVAGGVIMVVLGLIPKMGALVEALPTVVLGGAGIVMFGMVAATGIRILSAVDFKANRNNLFIVAISLGFGMIPVVAPDFHIWLPKAIGPLVDSGILLASIAAVALNLVFNGATGDAQGLRKAAMSAEA from the coding sequence ATAATGTCAACAGCATCGACGCATTCCGTCGACGAGATGCTGCCTGCGCCGCGTTTGTTTACGCTCGGCCTTCAGCATGTTCTTGTTATGTATGCAGGCGCTATTGCCGTGCCGCTCATCGTGGGCAGGGCGCTTCAGCTTGAACCGGCCGACGTCGCATTCCTCATTTCCGCGGATCTGTTTGTTTGCGGCATCGCCTCGATCCTGCAATCCATGGGCGCAACGCAATGGTTCGGCATCAAGCTTCCGGTGATGATGGGCGTAACCTTTGCAGCCGTTGGCCCCATGGTCTCCATGGCGTCGGCAAACCCAGGCTATGAAGGCGCGCGCATGATCTTCGGCGCCATCATCGGGGCCGGCATCATAACCGTGCTCATCGCTCCCTTTGTCAGCCGCATGCTGCGGCTTTTCCCGCCTGTGGTCACGGGCACGATCATCCTCGTCATCGGCGTGTCGCTGATGAAGATCGGCATAAACTGGATATTCGGCATGCCGTTCGGGCCTACGGCGCCGAAGATCATCAACCCCGAACATGCGGCATGGCTGAATTCGGTGAAGGAGGCGGCAGGGGCCGCCGGCTCGACGCTGCCCCCCGTGCCGGCCGGGATGGGGCTGGCGCCCAGCGTTCCGAATGCCGCCTATGCGCCCGTATCGAACATCGTGCTTTCGCTGGTCGTGCTTGGCGTCATCATAGGTGTCGCGCGCTACGCGAGGGGCTTTCTGTCGAACGTCGCCGTTCTCGTCGGTATCGTAGCCGGCGGCATCATTGCGGCATCGCTCGGCATGATGCATTTCGACAAGGTGGCCAACGCCGCGTGGTTCGCCCCGATCGCGCCATTCCATTTCGGAATGCCGATTTTCGATCCGGTCCTCATCATCACCATGGTTCTGGTGATGATCGTGGTGATGATCGAGTCGACGGGCATGTTCCTGGCCCTCGGCGACATGACGGAAAAGAAGATCACCCAGCCGATGCTGTCGGCAGGCCTGCGCATGGACGGTCTCGGCACCGTGCTAGGCGGCATCTTCAACACCTTCCCCTATACGAGCTTTTCGCAGAATGTCGGGCTGGTGGGCGTTACCGGCATTCGCAGCCGCTTCGTCTGCGTGGCGGGCGGCGTCATCATGGTGGTTCTGGGCCTCATCCCCAAGATGGGTGCGCTGGTGGAGGCGCTTCCCACGGTGGTGCTCGGTGGTGCGGGTATCGTCATGTTCGGCATGGTGGCCGCAACCGGAATCCGCATCCTGTCGGCCGTGGATTTCAAGGCCAATCGCAACAACCTGTTCATCGTGGCGATTTCGCTCGGCTTCGGCATGATCCCGGTCGTGGCGCCCGACTTCCACATCTGGCTGCCGAAGGCCATCGGCCCGCTGGTGGACTCCGGCATCCTGCTGGCATCCATTGCCGCCGTGGCGCTCAATCTGGTCTTCAACGGGGCCACTGGTGATGCGCAGGGCCTGCGCAAGGCCGCCATGTCGGCCGAAGCCTGA
- the erpA gene encoding iron-sulfur cluster insertion protein ErpA: MNSNVEVTEAAAKRIARIVSGEPGKSALRVSVEGGGCSGFSYKFDLVEGPDDGDVAIERDGATVLIDDISLVYLGGSVIDFVDDLMGQSFQIRNPNAVASCGCGTSFSI, from the coding sequence ATGAACTCCAACGTCGAAGTAACCGAGGCCGCAGCAAAGCGGATCGCCAGAATCGTTTCCGGCGAGCCGGGCAAAAGCGCATTGCGCGTTTCCGTCGAAGGTGGCGGCTGCTCTGGTTTCTCCTACAAGTTCGATCTCGTTGAAGGCCCCGATGATGGCGACGTCGCCATCGAGAGAGATGGCGCAACAGTGCTGATCGACGACATTTCTCTGGTCTATCTCGGCGGCTCCGTCATCGATTTCGTCGACGACCTGATGGGCCAGTCATTCCAGATCAGGAACCCGAACGCCGTGGCGTCCTGCGGCTGCGGAACCAGTTTCTCCATCTGA
- a CDS encoding deoxyguanosinetriphosphate triphosphohydrolase, which translates to MDEGHAGKGIANAVYEGIGFGYRPRAPYATDPARTRGRFVPEPESPTRTPFQRDRDRIIHSTAFRRLKHKTQVFIAHEGDHFRTRLTHSIEVAQIARALARALRGDEDLAEAVALVHDFGHTPFGHTGEDALNAKMAAWGGFDHNAQSLRIVTRLERRYAEFDGLNLSWETLEGLVKHNGPLTGANGEGLDGALPATIRAYNELHDLELDRFAGIEAQCAAIADDIAYNTHDIDDGLRAGLLELDMLEDLALPGSILRQVRERYPALDDVRVGHELMRRQITIMVEDVIRAATENLARLRPESAEAVRAAGETIVTFTPAMAVEEKELKAFLYKHLYRHPEVMRVRVNAEKIVCDLFDVYFSDPRAMPEGWREGLDRAEDRIKARHVADFLAGMTDTYAVKEHRRLFDHTPDLS; encoded by the coding sequence ATGGACGAAGGACACGCCGGAAAGGGCATCGCGAACGCCGTCTATGAGGGAATAGGCTTCGGCTACCGGCCGCGCGCGCCTTATGCAACCGATCCCGCCAGAACGCGGGGAAGGTTCGTGCCGGAGCCGGAAAGCCCGACCCGCACCCCTTTCCAGCGCGACCGCGACCGCATCATCCATTCGACCGCATTCCGGCGTCTGAAGCACAAGACGCAGGTGTTCATCGCCCATGAAGGCGACCATTTCCGCACACGGCTGACCCATTCCATCGAGGTGGCGCAGATTGCCCGGGCGCTGGCGCGTGCGCTGCGCGGCGATGAGGATCTCGCCGAGGCGGTGGCGCTCGTCCACGACTTCGGCCACACCCCTTTCGGGCATACAGGCGAGGATGCGCTGAACGCGAAGATGGCTGCCTGGGGTGGTTTCGATCACAATGCCCAGTCTCTGCGCATCGTCACCCGACTGGAGCGGCGCTACGCGGAGTTTGACGGTCTGAACCTGAGCTGGGAAACGCTGGAAGGACTGGTGAAGCACAACGGGCCTCTAACCGGCGCGAACGGCGAGGGGCTTGATGGTGCTCTGCCTGCCACCATCCGCGCCTACAACGAACTGCATGATCTCGAACTCGACCGCTTCGCCGGGATAGAAGCCCAGTGCGCGGCGATCGCCGACGACATTGCCTACAACACCCACGACATCGACGATGGCCTGAGAGCAGGGCTTCTCGAACTGGACATGCTGGAGGATCTGGCCCTGCCGGGCAGTATCCTGCGTCAGGTGAGGGAGCGCTATCCCGCTCTGGACGATGTGCGCGTCGGCCACGAATTGATGCGGCGTCAGATCACCATCATGGTCGAAGACGTGATCAGGGCCGCCACTGAAAATCTGGCGCGCCTGCGGCCCGAAAGCGCCGAGGCGGTGAGGGCGGCCGGCGAAACCATCGTCACCTTCACGCCGGCCATGGCGGTGGAGGAAAAGGAACTCAAGGCGTTTCTCTACAAGCATCTCTACCGGCATCCGGAAGTCATGCGCGTGCGCGTCAATGCGGAGAAGATCGTCTGCGATCTGTTCGACGTCTATTTCTCCGACCCGCGCGCCATGCCGGAAGGCTGGCGAGAGGGGCTTGATCGCGCGGAAGATCGCATAAAGGCGCGTCATGTCGCCGATTTCCTCGCCGGCATGACCGATACCTACGCCGTGAAAGAGCACCGGCGTTTGTTTGACCACACGCCGGATTTGAGTTAG
- the argS gene encoding arginine--tRNA ligase, protein MNIFADFTARIIKAVEALDLKDKDGDVLDLSRISVEPPRDASHGDLATNAAMVLAKPSGQNPRALADRIVATLREDADVAGAEVAGPGFVNLRLTDAFWQKHLAFILGKATDYGRSTAGAGRKVNVEYVSANPTGPMHVGHCRGAVVGDALANIMDFAGYEATKEYIINDAGAQIDVLGRSVLLRYREALGENIGDIPAGLYPGDYLVPVGQDLASEFGRKLLEMPDNEALAIVKDRTIDAMMKMIKDDLALLNVRHDVFFSERTLHADNANAIRSAINDLTLKGHIYKGKLPPPKGEKPEDWEDREQTLFRSTAVGDDLDRALVKSDGTYTYFAADVAYLKNKVDRGFVELIYVLGADHSGYVRRLEALARAVGGDKVKLTVLLCNLVKLFRDGEPVRMSKRSGDFVTLREVVEEVGRDPIRFMMLYRKNSEPLDFDFAKVTEQSKDNPVFYVQYASARCHSVFRQAKEQMGISEPERATLSAAVSGLTDEGEIGLVRKLAEYPRLIEQVASSQEPHRLAFYLYDLASAFHAHWNRGTDNPDLRFVKVNDPQLTLARLGLVQAVADVLQSGLTLIGADAPKEMR, encoded by the coding sequence ATGAACATCTTCGCCGACTTCACCGCGCGGATCATCAAAGCAGTCGAAGCGCTTGATCTGAAGGACAAGGATGGGGACGTGCTCGATCTGTCACGCATCTCCGTCGAACCGCCGCGGGATGCAAGCCATGGCGATCTGGCCACCAACGCTGCAATGGTGCTGGCCAAACCGTCCGGACAAAATCCGCGCGCGCTGGCGGATCGTATCGTCGCGACGCTGCGCGAGGATGCCGATGTTGCCGGGGCGGAAGTGGCGGGTCCCGGCTTCGTCAATCTGCGCCTCACCGATGCGTTCTGGCAGAAGCATCTGGCTTTCATCCTGGGCAAGGCCACCGATTATGGCCGCTCCACCGCCGGTGCCGGACGCAAGGTGAATGTGGAATATGTCTCGGCCAACCCGACCGGACCCATGCATGTCGGCCATTGCCGCGGCGCGGTGGTGGGCGATGCGCTCGCCAACATCATGGATTTCGCCGGCTATGAGGCGACCAAGGAATATATCATCAACGATGCGGGTGCGCAGATCGATGTGCTCGGCCGTTCCGTTCTGTTGCGCTATCGCGAGGCCCTTGGCGAAAACATCGGCGATATTCCGGCAGGCCTCTATCCCGGCGATTATCTGGTGCCCGTGGGGCAGGATCTTGCTTCGGAATTTGGCCGTAAGTTGCTGGAAATGCCGGACAATGAGGCGCTGGCAATCGTCAAGGATCGCACCATCGACGCCATGATGAAGATGATCAAAGATGATCTGGCGCTGCTCAACGTGCGCCACGACGTCTTCTTTTCCGAGCGCACCCTGCACGCCGATAATGCCAATGCAATCCGCTCGGCCATCAACGACCTGACCCTGAAGGGCCACATCTACAAGGGAAAGCTTCCGCCTCCCAAGGGTGAGAAGCCGGAAGACTGGGAAGATCGCGAGCAGACGCTGTTCCGCTCAACCGCTGTTGGCGACGACCTTGACCGCGCGCTGGTCAAGTCCGACGGAACCTACACCTATTTCGCCGCTGACGTTGCCTATCTGAAGAACAAGGTCGATCGCGGCTTCGTGGAGCTGATCTATGTGCTGGGGGCCGATCACAGCGGCTATGTCCGGCGTCTGGAGGCGCTGGCGCGCGCCGTTGGCGGCGACAAGGTCAAGCTCACCGTTCTGCTTTGCAATCTGGTCAAGCTGTTCCGCGACGGCGAGCCTGTGCGCATGTCCAAACGCTCGGGCGACTTCGTCACTCTGCGCGAAGTGGTCGAGGAGGTCGGGCGCGATCCGATCCGCTTCATGATGCTTTACCGCAAGAACAGCGAGCCGCTGGACTTCGACTTCGCCAAGGTCACCGAGCAGTCGAAGGACAATCCGGTTTTCTATGTGCAGTATGCTTCGGCGCGCTGCCACTCCGTGTTCCGTCAGGCGAAAGAGCAGATGGGCATCTCGGAGCCCGAGCGCGCAACGCTTTCGGCTGCCGTTTCCGGCCTTACCGACGAGGGCGAAATCGGGCTGGTGCGCAAGCTTGCCGAATACCCGCGCCTGATAGAGCAGGTTGCCTCCTCGCAGGAGCCGCACAGGCTTGCCTTCTACCTTTATGACCTTGCCAGCGCGTTCCATGCACACTGGAATCGCGGCACGGATAATCCGGACTTACGTTTTGTTAAGGTTAACGATCCACAATTGACCCTTGCCAGACTAGGGCTGGTGCAGGCCGTTGCGGATGTACTTCAATCCGGTCTGACGCTGATCGGGGCCGATGCGCCGAAGGAAATGCGTTAG